The genomic window AAAAAATGTCTAGCTTCAGTGCCCAGCCCCTCGAGGTCAAATAACCTTCCAGTTAAAAAGTGAAAAAACCACTTTTTACTGGAAGAACATTTGCTTGTCGGGGCTAAATGAGCGCTTGCGCTTTTCTTAGGAAGGAAGGATTGTCTTGCCAACACAAACATTTTTTAATTTACCTGTAGATAAGCGAGAGCGAATTACAAGTGCTGCTATCAGTGAATTTGCTGCTAATTCTCTTAATCAAGCCAGTATTGCTAGAATTATTGAAGCCTCGGGCATTTCGCGTGGCAGTTTTTATCAATATTTCACAGATATTAAGGATCTTTATAAGTACATCTTTGAAAAAGTAGGTCAAGAAAAGCTCGTCTATATATATGAAGTTGTTGGGAAAATTGAAGAATTGAATACTTTTGTGTTCATGAAAGAGATCTATAAAGCTGGAATTCGCTTTGCAAGTGATCATCCGAAATTAGCTCAAATGGGAAATAAGTTTTATAAGGAAGAAACGAGTGTCAAAAATGAAATCATGGAAGATATTGTTGAAAAGTCTCAGCAATTTTATGAAGGTTTATTAATAAAAGGCATTGAGAAAGGAGACGTGGATCCAAATATCGATGTCAAAATCGCCTCAAAGTTATTTTATACGATGAACCTAGCTGTCGTAGACAATTTTTTAGCTAAGACAGAACACGAGCACTTTCTTGATGATGTCGAAGCTTATTTACAGGAAGTAGACAAAATGCTTTACATGCTAGAGCATGGGCTAAAAAAGAAAGACTACTAACCTAATGGGGGAATTTAGAATGTTCCAAGTAAAAGATTTAAGCTTTAAGTACCCAAAAAATAAAGAAAATACAATTGAAAAGATTAGTTTTGAAATTAAAGAGGGGGAAGTGTTTGGATTATTAGGACCAAGTGGTGTTGGCAAAAGTACGACGCAAAAAATTCTAATTAAACTGTTAACAAATTATCAGGGAGAGGTGCTTTACAAAGGCCAAGATCTTACTTCATATGGAAAAGAATTTTATCAGGAGATTGGCGTTGGGTTTGAGATGCCTGTTCATTTCTCTAAACTTACGGCAAATGAAAATTTAACATTCTTTAAAAAATTATACAAAACAAGTGCTAATACAGATGAACTTCTACAACAAGTTGGGTTATACGAAGATCGTAATAAACTTGTAAATGAGTTTTCAAAAGGAATGAAGGCAAGGTTAAATTTTGTAAGAGCATTAATAAATAAGCCTAAAATCCTTTTTTTAGATGAGCCAACAAATGGACTTGATCCAAAAAATGCGAGGACGATTAAAGCAATCATTAAACAATTCCAAGAAGAAGGCGGAACTGTTTTACTAACGACCCATTTAATGAATGATGTTGATGAGCTTTGTGATCGAGTTGCGTTTATGGCTAATGGGAAAATTGCGGAAATCGATACACCGAAAATTTAAAGTTAAAACATGGAGATCGTAGAGTAGAAGTAGAATATAAGGAAAATAAAGATGTTGCCAAGAGGTCCTTTGATTTAGATGGAATCAGCACGAGTGATGAATTTATGGAAATTGTCAAAAAGCGAGAGATCATCACAATTCACAGTAAAGAAACAACCCTTGATGATATTTTCATAAAAGTGACTGGGGTGGAGAATAATGAGTAACTTTCTCATTTTATTCGGTGGAGAACTCCAGCGAATGAAAAAGTATCACATATTAGGTGCTAGCTTCATCATCGCCTTCCTATGGATCGGGGTTTTACACTTAACAGAAATTCAAAATGTTAGTACTATTTTTCCGTTACTATTATTCTTAGATGCTACGTCAATGTCAATTTTAATGATTGGCGTGACGATGTTTTTTGAGAAACAAGAAGGAAGTATGAAAAGCTTGCTAGTTTCACCAATCCATAAACTAGAATATATTGCAGCAAAAACAAGTGCAAACATCGTTTCAAATCTAATTACCTTAGGTATTTTGTATGCGTATGCTTTATTCTTTAAAGATCTGGATCTAAACATTATATGGCTTATTTTTGCAGTTATTTTCGTTTCCTTTTTTCATTCTTTATTAGGGTTCTTGTTTACGTATTATTCCAAAGATTTTACAGATTTACTGATGGCGATGATGAAGTATGCTTTTGTCTTTATCATACCGGTATTACTCGAACAAGTCGGCTTAATAACGAATGATTTCTTTGTAAAACTATTGTATGCAATTCCCACGAAGGCTTCGATGATCTTACTAAATGCTTCAATTGGGGCAGTTGAGACATGGGAGATTGTTCTTTCTATTATCTATTTGTTTGTCATTTCTAGTGGAGTATTGATTGTTGTTTTAAAAAAGCACGATGAATTTGCTCTAAAAGAAAGTGGTGTATAACATGTACAAAAGCTTTTTAACTAGTGAATGGAAAAAATGGCTAAGGGACCCGCTTTTGAAATTTATGGTGTTTTACCCGATTTTATTTGGAGTTATTGGTCGCTATGTTTTACCGCTGATTGCGGAAAATACAGGATTTAGTATTGAGTATTTTGCTGATTTAATCATCGTTATCCTAGTTCTTTTAGTCCCACATGTCTACGGAGCTCTGATAGGGTTTTCTATTTTAGATGATCGAGATGATCACATCCTAACATCGATCCATGTTACACCATTAGGCATTCATCAATTTCTTTCATTTCGAATAACAGTTGTTCTACTCCTCTCGTTTGTAGCTACCGCCTATGTCATTTGGTTTTCGAATATTGCAGATTTAAGTATCGCAAATATCTTGATGATTTCATTATTAGTTTCATTAGCAGCACCAATGACCGGTCTTTTTATCAACGCCCTGGCCAAAAATAAAATTGAAGGATTTGCGGTGATGAAAGGCTCTGGAATGATCATCATTTTTCCAATCGTGTCATTGTTTTTTCTTGATAAGAAAGAATTGCTTTTTTCATTTGCCCCTGGTTTTTGGCCAGCAAAGGCAATTAGTAGTCTGATCCGCGGAGAAGAGATTATGCTTCTTACGTTTAGTCAATATTATCTGATCGGTTTCGTCTATATCCTTTTATTAAATTTCATTGTCTACAAAATATTTCTCTCAAAAGTAAAAGTATAATGGACTAAAAAAAATTATAAGGAAAGCGCATGTAATTATTCATTACATGCGCTTTCTTGTTAAAAAGTTATACTTTTCTGAGAAGTTAGTATATTATTTTAGTAGATTTATTAAATCCGAGAAGGATGTGCAATTCCTATATGAGCGGTATTGAAACATTTCTAATAAATATATTTTTTATCAGTGTATTCCTGTTACTCGTACCGTTACTTATAGAAAGATCGCCTAAGCTACTTTCAGTAACTCAGAAAAAAACGATCGTAACAGTTTCTGCTGGCTTAGGAATTATTAGTTGCATGGTATTTCCGATTACCATTCTTGAGGGATTTTTCTTTGATTTAAGGTGGATTCCTGCTATTGTGGGTGGTTTATACGGAGGGGTCCCAGCAAGTATTATTCTAATTGCAATTACGTTAGCTTTTAGGATTTTGATTGGTGGAGGAGGTATATATCCGACAATCATTATGGGTGTAGTTGTCTTAGTATTTCTCATAATTCTAACGAAGACTTTTAATGAGTCCTCAAGGAAGAAAAAATTGATTATTGGAAGTTGTTTTTCGTTAGTTATAGGCATAGTAGTTTTAGTGGTACTAAATTCTTTATTTTATATTTCAATAAGTCCATCGTTAATTTTAGTGTATTTAATTTTAACACCATCTACTACCTTACTCGTAATTTACATAATAGAGGTGATCCACGAAACGATTATCCTAAATGAAAAATTGATAAAGGCTGAAAAAATGGAGGTTGTAAGTCACTTGGCTTCTTCCATCTCTCATGAGGTTCGGAATCCTTTAGCTGTAGTGCGAGGCTTTCTACAAATGATGGAACAGATGAACGTGTCTGACGAAAAAAGAGCTGAATTTTTAAAGATATCGATAGCTGAGATCGATCGAGCAAACGATATTATTAGAAATTACCTAACCTTTGCAAAGCCTTCATTAGAAAATATTGAAATAATGGATATAAGAGAAGAATTAGAGAAAGTTGTAAATATGATTTCACCGTTGGCTAACATGAACTGCGTTGAACTAAAAGGTAAGATTGATCAATCTTATTTCATTAAAGGAGAACCACAACTAATTCAACAATGTTTACTAAACATTACAAAAAACTGCTTAGAAGCCATGCCTGATGGCGGAACACTTTCTATTAAAACTTCACAGGTTCATAAGGAACTTAGAATTGAAATAACTGATAGTGGGCAAGGAATGACTGAGGAGCAACTCTCTCGAATAGGAGAACCATACTTTACAACGAAGGGCCGTGAGGGAACAGGCCTCGGTATGATGACAGCAATACAAATTATAAAAATGATGAAGGGCAGGATAAATGTTAAAAGTAAACTGAAAAAAGGAACTACTTTCTATATATTTTTACCTTTAGTAGATAAAGAATTTAGTGAAGTAGCAGCAGCAATTAATTCAAGTGAACAACAGTTTACTAGGGACCACTCGTACATTACATAAGATTGAAGGTAGGTGTTCATGATCAAAGCTCCTGAAAGTATTTTAACTATTTGGAAAAAATTTGATGATTTTCCGATGGAAACACTAACTAAAGCATGGCTTATACATAGCCGTAGAGAAAGAAAACAACGAGTTGTTTCGCAAATGAAGGAACACAGAATTCAATACGGTATTACAGGGAACTGCTTTGATCTTGCTTTATGGTTACTTGATGAATTTAGGAAAGCGGGGGCAACTGCCTACCCAATTGGACATAACTTACATACTCCGTCTGCTCATGCTGCTATCATTGTCTTAGATGAATTAGGCAGAAGATATCTTTGTGATTTAGGTGATCAGTGGCTACAGCCTATTCTCATTGAAACAACTAGTGAAGACTTTACCGAAGAAAGCCTTAATGGTTTTTTCCCAGCTGCAAAGGTTCAAGTAAAGGCAGATGCGAGTCATATTAAAATAATCTATCATCGACCAAATGGAAGGGTGTCAAAGCAAATATACGAAACTAGACCAATAGAGGTAAGTGAATTTTTAACTGCGGCACAGTTTTCTCATAACATACTTAAACCTAGACCGTTATTAGAATGCCGAACTCGCTATAAAAATGAAGTTGCCCATTGGGAGTTTTACAATTGGAAAAGCTTTCTAAGTACAACTGAAGGAATTTTTCATGATCCTAAACTAGATACCTTAGATCATTGTGTTAACATCCTTCACGAAAAGACCGGGTATGATCAAACCTTTTTGAAAGAAGCCTTAACAATTTATCAGAGAATAGGTTAATCCTACATCTAAGCTCAATTAAAAAAACATGGGTTAATGATAATTGCTTTTATTTGAGGAGGACACAATGACATTAGAAAACTATCATCGTGCTTTTGGGGTTTATGGGATATGTCCGTTAAATAGAAAATTATTATTAATAAAAAGAATGTTGGACCTTATATTCATCGTTACGATTTACCAGGTGGTAAATTGGAAGATGGAGAAAGTCTACTTCAGGGGATCCATCGCGAGTTTTTTGAAGAAACGGGTTTTTATATTGAAGCAAAGAAAAACTTAGGCGTTGTTGATTTTATGTTGCCATGGAAATGGCGAGATATTACCCATCTTCACCATATTGCTGTGTTTTATTTAGTCAAGTTAGTCGGTGGAGGATTTCATGATCCAGAACAGTTTGAAGGCCAGGATTCAAATGGTGCACTTTGGGTTTCGATTGATGAAGTTACAAAGGATAATGCTTCACCCTTAGTACTTAAAGCTATTGAATGGATGGAAACAAGGAAATTAGGAATGGAAGTAATCCATTATGAACAATTTGAAGTAAAGAAAATAAAATAGGTGATAAAATGAAAAAAATTTATTTAGTACGGCACTGTACAGCTGATGGACAGCCTCCTGAAGCGAACCTTACTGAAGATGGGTATAGCCAAGCTGAAA from Anaerobacillus sp. CMMVII includes these protein-coding regions:
- a CDS encoding TetR/AcrR family transcriptional regulator — its product is MPTQTFFNLPVDKRERITSAAISEFAANSLNQASIARIIEASGISRGSFYQYFTDIKDLYKYIFEKVGQEKLVYIYEVVGKIEELNTFVFMKEIYKAGIRFASDHPKLAQMGNKFYKEETSVKNEIMEDIVEKSQQFYEGLLIKGIEKGDVDPNIDVKIASKLFYTMNLAVVDNFLAKTEHEHFLDDVEAYLQEVDKMLYMLEHGLKKKDY
- a CDS encoding sensor histidine kinase, which gives rise to MSGIETFLINIFFISVFLLLVPLLIERSPKLLSVTQKKTIVTVSAGLGIISCMVFPITILEGFFFDLRWIPAIVGGLYGGVPASIILIAITLAFRILIGGGGIYPTIIMGVVVLVFLIILTKTFNESSRKKKLIIGSCFSLVIGIVVLVVLNSLFYISISPSLILVYLILTPSTTLLVIYIIEVIHETIILNEKLIKAEKMEVVSHLASSISHEVRNPLAVVRGFLQMMEQMNVSDEKRAEFLKISIAEIDRANDIIRNYLTFAKPSLENIEIMDIREELEKVVNMISPLANMNCVELKGKIDQSYFIKGEPQLIQQCLLNITKNCLEAMPDGGTLSIKTSQVHKELRIEITDSGQGMTEEQLSRIGEPYFTTKGREGTGLGMMTAIQIIKMMKGRINVKSKLKKGTTFYIFLPLVDKEFSEVAAAINSSEQQFTRDHSYIT
- a CDS encoding ABC transporter permease: MSNFLILFGGELQRMKKYHILGASFIIAFLWIGVLHLTEIQNVSTIFPLLLFLDATSMSILMIGVTMFFEKQEGSMKSLLVSPIHKLEYIAAKTSANIVSNLITLGILYAYALFFKDLDLNIIWLIFAVIFVSFFHSLLGFLFTYYSKDFTDLLMAMMKYAFVFIIPVLLEQVGLITNDFFVKLLYAIPTKASMILLNASIGAVETWEIVLSIIYLFVISSGVLIVVLKKHDEFALKESGV
- a CDS encoding ABC transporter ATP-binding protein; the protein is MFQVKDLSFKYPKNKENTIEKISFEIKEGEVFGLLGPSGVGKSTTQKILIKLLTNYQGEVLYKGQDLTSYGKEFYQEIGVGFEMPVHFSKLTANENLTFFKKLYKTSANTDELLQQVGLYEDRNKLVNEFSKGMKARLNFVRALINKPKILFLDEPTNGLDPKNARTIKAIIKQFQEEGGTVLLTTHLMNDVDELCDRVAFMANGKIAEIDTPKI